One Hyphomicrobium sp. CS1GBMeth3 DNA segment encodes these proteins:
- the gmk gene encoding guanylate kinase — MTTSGNPKIERRGLLLVLSSPSGAGKTSLSRSLLDADPEITLSVSATTRKPRPGEVDGRDYWFVDEAKFKAMIAAEELLEWATVFGNYYGTPRAPIERAIAEGRDVLFDIDWQGTQQLAERMAGDLVRVFVLPPSAEMLETRLRTRAQDPDQVVARRMAEASSEISHWAEYDYVIINQDLEASSAALHAILAAERLRRDRMTGLSAFVRGLQASLK, encoded by the coding sequence ATGACCACGAGCGGAAATCCGAAAATCGAGCGGCGGGGGCTTTTGCTGGTCCTGTCCTCGCCGTCCGGAGCCGGAAAAACGTCGCTCTCGCGCTCGCTGCTTGACGCGGATCCCGAGATTACCCTTTCGGTGTCGGCGACGACTCGCAAGCCGCGTCCAGGCGAGGTCGACGGACGCGACTACTGGTTCGTCGATGAAGCAAAATTCAAGGCCATGATTGCCGCCGAGGAGCTGCTCGAATGGGCAACCGTGTTCGGCAACTACTACGGCACCCCCCGTGCGCCCATCGAGCGGGCCATTGCCGAGGGCCGTGACGTTTTGTTCGACATCGATTGGCAGGGTACGCAGCAGCTCGCGGAACGCATGGCTGGCGACCTCGTGCGCGTGTTCGTGCTACCGCCTTCGGCGGAGATGCTCGAGACGCGGTTGCGCACCCGCGCCCAGGACCCGGATCAGGTCGTTGCGCGGCGCATGGCCGAGGCCTCTTCGGAAATCAGCCACTGGGCCGAGTACGACTACGTGATCATCAACCAGGATCTCGAGGCGAGCAGCGCCGCGCTACACGCCATCCTCGCGGCCGAGCGGCTGCGCCGCGACCGCATGACGGGCCTGTCGGCTTTCGTGCGCGGGCTGCAGGCGTCCCTGAAATAG